The genomic segment caacagcagcagtagtgGCAGTAGCAAAATATTTAGATGAAACACACACCTTGGCcgtaaacataaaacaatcgAGAAAACAAGTAGGCTAACTTCTGCTTTCTTGCaataatttagtttttttttattttgaaggttggacttttattttgaatttctgacatgaaaaatacagtactgtattaaaaCCGTTGACTCCCAGCAAGAAATAAGAAAACTACGACCAACTTCTGCTATAGCAATAGTTGAGTAAGGTACACGTATAAGTGtggcgtgtttgttttttggggtgggggtgcacaTGATGTATTTTGTACTGTATGGCATAGTTTATTAGTTCTAAAATAAACAGAGAATGTTGTTTGCACGGATGTTTTTGCACGCGCAGCACAACTGTCCACAGTTGCCTGTCATATTAATTACAGAGATTGCATTGTTATGTCATACAATCTCTTTTTTAGCAGAACCGAATAATACCCAAAGTTTTGTCCATGTTTAACTGCAAATCAGGCAATTTTCTCttccaaaaataatgaaaacgtCACATTTGTGTGTTACATAAACGTCGAAACGATGCCAAAATTTTGGAACGGTGTTTTATCTCCCTCCGGTGGCTGAGTTATGTATAACATGTACTTGAGGCCTGTTGAATGTGGTCATTGACTGTTAAAAGTCAACGCAAGCGATGTGTGTAGCCTACAACTGTTAGAGAAATAGTTTGTTGGATTCATGGCCACGAGGTCTTAGGACAAGCATATTTGCTGATGTTCCGTGAACTTTGGAACAGAGATTAGCAGTTTACTTATTAAAAGCCATTCTGACTTTCCACTGTGCAAACCCTCTCTCTGCATTCTCATAGACATTCATCAGTTTCACAGCAGGATGGCTGAGCCCCGTGGGATACTGATAAAAGGAGGGAAAGTTGTGAATGAAGACTTCTCTGTGGTCAGTGACGTCTACATTGAAAATGGGAAAATAGTGGAAGTTGGACTGAATCTTCAGGTTCCAGAGGGAGTAAGAATTATTGATGCTCATGATAAACTGGTCATGCCGGGTGGAattgatgcacacacacacttggagcTGGCGTTCATGGGCACCAAGACTGTGGATGACTTCCATAGTGGAACTcaggtaaaacacacacacacacacacacacacacacacacacacacacacacgcacacgcacacacacacactttccaatCTGATTGCATAGTACATTCATgtcattattattcttttgaGAATCAATAATGATTTCTGTCAGTGCAGCAGAGTGGAAAACTGGTAAGGTCACCTGTCCAGCTCACCCATGAATCATGGGTCAAGCGAGTAGTTACAAAAATGCAGGATTCAGTGTTGTGTCGGGGACTTTGTAATTCTCACTTTACGTGTCTCAACAAAGATCAGAACGTGTCATTATAGCTCGGTCAGAATCGTGCTATTAGGCTGTGGCATGCATCTCGTCGGTCACTCCTGTTCTATTATTCTTGCACTTGCTCCATGTTTTTTATTAGGATATTTTTTCACTATTAATTCTTTTTCACTGTCTCTTACAGTGTGCTCAACAGGGGTCCAACATTAAGCCTTTTTTGAGGGGTGACCCTATTAGGCCACCATATATAATGTGGTGGCCCTGTTAGAAGTGGTGCTGGGCGCGTATAAATGAATGATACTGTCTAATACAttaataataaatgtttttttttacttctataAAGGCAGCGGTCCTCAAACCTTTTAGTGCCACTGACAGCTTTCGTGTTTTGATGTTTTGATTGACCGGCatagaaacaaatacaaaaacaaatgttaaaaaatatcaCTCACTCTTAGCTATGCTTCGATGAGACAGTTCGGAATGACACACTGCTGTAAAGTGACATGTgtctgtgaaaaaaatacaaagtaccTTTGTCTGCAATGAAAAATGTCCTGGCACGGTTGGGCCAGCATCTGAACATAGGTAATGGCCCAACACAGCAGAATACTGTCCACGGGTAAACAGGCCACCATTACAGTTGAACCCTGCTCAGGTTCTTCttggtggatttggtgccattGTATTGTCCTTTTAGATTACGGCGGTCTTCTGACTGGGTATTATATGTCCCTCACACAAAATTTAAAACGAAAGGTTATAAATTCTTAGAATGAACAATTTCAAAAAGACACATCTTTTAGCCTGGCATTTCATTAACATTAGcttgttgtcttttttgttgtcttgttgtcatttttgaggTTTTCTTGTCGTTGTTGGATGtaactgtaaaatgtaaaatgatgacaTTCTGTGTTGTATTCTATAACCATGCAAAGCACGTTAGTGAATCCTCTGTGAAAGgtgctgtataaaaaaaaatgctgactacTTACCTAACCATCTGATTGGAGGTAAGTGTacctagaccagtggttcttaaccttgttagaggtaccgaacctaaccagttaatatgcacattcactgaacccttcattagtgaaaaaaatatatatatatttatttatttttacaaattcaagtcataaaaaatgcattttattaaaaatagaaaaaagtaaacacaattagtataagtatgaagtatacattttttaattttgcacaaaatgaactaGCCAGTGATTGCGAgacgggcgtgtcataactaattgacatggtgagttgggtgtgtcttcacctccatggcagaggctctgtcaaacccctgagactgattcactgaACCCCTAGGGATCGGTCGATCCCAGCTGAAGAACCACTGACGTCGACTGATGCCGTTACTTGGACATGTATTTTTACAAAACTGAATGCCAGTGTTAAGTCCACTGATATTGTAACACTTTGAGGCATCGGTGGATGTCAGAAGCAAGTGTCCTTGCATCACCTTCATGCAACCTTCTGGCAGTTGACTTAGCACTGAAGTGGCAAAACCTTTCAGCAGTTAATCTGTAACTATATCTCACCAGGCTGCCTTAGCAGGAGGGACAACAATGGTCGTGGACTTTGTCATCCCCCAAAAAGGCAAGTCTCTTCTGGAGGCCTACGACTCTTGGCGCAAGATGGCGGACAGCAAAGTGTGCTGTGACTACTCACTGCATGTCGCTGTCACGTGGTGGAGTGACCAGGTGAATGGGTTGCCTTTGCTCACCCATATATACTACTACTGCTACTGCAACAAATAACAGTGATGATAATAATAGCAatagtactactactactactaataataataataattcaatgttATCATTTTGTCTGTCTATTTCCATTAGCCTCACAGTCAATTTATCTCAGACAAATTCATAAAGAGAGAGGGAAGCTGTCTCAAAGGTCTGGAGTCCTGTGGCAGAgccagttttgttgttgtaattaacTATTGCACATGGTTGGAGTTTCCTTCATTTTGGTATTTTTACAGACACGCACAGTTAGAAATGGGTGGTTTGGGTCGCTGTGGGCAGAAAcagctgactagcttagcggcCAATCAAAGCAgatcctctcattccctttaaattaaaCGCACCAGAGGCGCAGTTCttaaaatggaggaagcagaaaCTCTCTCGCTAGTCCAAGCAGAGATTGACACGCCCAATTTACGTTCATAGggaactgcaagcagacctccacTTGTGCATGATGTAAAGCTTGCCAGGGTAGCCACAGAACACGGCTGTGAAATTGGCACTTGGAGACTACCATACAATCCAATTGTTTGTGCCCGagtgcccccccacccatgACTTTAATAGTGagtttaaaaatgtaataataataatgataataataataatttaaaaatatgttcagTTGCTTTCTGCAGTGATTCAGAGGGTTTGATGCATGCCGTTGTCccatttatgaattaaaaatgacatccaccacagATATCTGAGGTGCTCAGAGTCTATTAACCAGTACCctgatcaaattcaccaaaattacTCCATGAGCACctgtgccacaacttagacccgaTTCCTGCAACCATAAAGTTTAGCCAACTTTCAGCCACCACATTGTGAGATCCACCGAGGCTTGTAAAAGGAATGCATGGTCTGGCAAATTCTCAAACATGCTAATTGAGGTTTGTACCAGCACAAAAATCAAGATGCACCAATTTCTACGTTGAGCACATATGTGTTGTCTATGTATAGAGAGCAATGTCTTGAGTGGTCAAGTCTCTGCAGATGTTTTGTTCAATATCTATTTCAATGTCAATAGcttgaggtcattttgacatagtAAAAAGGCAGAAAACCATCATGGTCCGCCAAAATGTCCTTCCTGAAATCCATTGCCCCCATAATAGTAGCAGCCATCAGTTCATTatcctcatccatccattttctacatccTTTGTTCCCATTAGGaaagcctatctcagctgtctttggtcAAGAAGCATGGACACTCTGCAATGGTCGGCGGCCAAATGCAGgccattcaaattcagattcaCATCTATGTTCACTTTAGTGTGCTCAGTTAACCGAAGATTcttcatttttggaatgtgggaagaagctgGAGAAtccggaaaaaaaatctcaaaaaagaaaaacaacacaaaataacTAGAAGAAACTGCAAACACCACAGCTGCTCTTCAGAACTATAACAATGAAGttaatactttttttctcctttccagGTCAAGAAGGAAATGGAGATTATTGCCAAAAAAAGAGGAGTCAATTCCTTTAAAATGTTTATGGCGTATAAAGATGTGTACATGCTGCAGGATAATGATCTCTATGCGGCCTTTGCCCAATGCAAGACCATTGGTGCAATCGCTCAAGTGCATGCTGAGAACGGAGACCTGATTGCTGAGGTTGGTAGTGTCAAATTTTACCAtaacttgacacacacacacacctgcaataagcagagatcAGATCAAATATCTCATAGTGCCGTATAAAAACAAGTGTAAAATAATGTTGCCTTCCTAAAATAATGGCctaagtcatttttttcaaaaaacacaaaaactgaaAGAACTGTACTGATTATACATCAATATACTGATGAATAATTGTATTTAAGGGGTAGAATTGAATGATGTGTTTAACTATGTAGCTGATTGTAACAGACGTGGTCGTTTAcggcaaacactttttttgttaaaatatgacattttatttaagaAAGTGGCGATGACTTGGTTTCTCATTGATACAGATGCTATGGTAACAAACACCAGTAGGGAGCAgcagatctttaaaaaaattgaacagcCTGCAACGTGGCACTTTCCTGTTTTGAGGTTTTATTAAAGTTCATGTTCTTAATGCTTGAAGCACGATGTGTAAAGTCACAGATTATTTATAACTATTTCACAATTTTGCATACAATTTTTGTGGAATCAGTGGAATTATAGTGTAGATATTGTGGCACACTGAGCATTTTTTCTCCAATTGCCACCATCAACctactttgttgtttttcacttcATCGGGACATGTCAGGGAGCTAAGAAGATGCTGTCCATGGGCATCACAGGGCCTGAGGGTCATGAACTGTGTCGGCCGGAGGAAGTAGAGGCCGAGGCCACCCAAAGAGCCATCACTATTGCCAGTGCTGTCAACTGCCCTCTGTATGTGGTCCATGTGATGAGCAAATCTGCAGCCAACGTGGTGTCCAAAGCCCGCAAAAATGGTAGGAGAGGGATGCTCAATTTATAAGTGAGGAAAAGCTACAATTCCCTTCCACTgatgttttcaaaatattgaaTGCTTCCCTGTGATGGTTGACATGGCACGAGGAAAGCTTATAAAACAGTCACACTCTTGTATAGTAAATGACGTTGAAATCGTTTATTGAAGCTGACGTGAAGTTTTCACCTACTAGGGCGGGTGGTGTTTGGGGAGCCCATTGCAGCAGGCCTGGGAACTGACGGGACTCACTACTGGCACAAGGATTGGGCCCATGCGGCTTCCTTCGTCATGGGTCCTCCCCTAAGACCTGACCCCAGCACTCCTGGGCACCTCATGGACCTGCTGGCCAAGTAGGTTGCTTACCCGGGTTTCCTCTGCCTACCTCCTGACACATTCTACAAATATACCTGTCTGGTTAATTGAAGGCTTAGTTTTCCCTCAGGTGACAGTGTGAGCATAAATGGTTGCGGGTGGCGAACAATCAAAGTGGTTCGCCACCCGTCACCCACTGTTAACTCACCTGCAAAGCTAACGAGGACAAGTAACATCAAAATATTGTTTGATTAATGGATAATGCTATctatcatgggggggggggggcaacccaaaaagcaggctggcgggaggagcagggtgaacttgagaAACTGTATCAACAAAATACGAAGaaaatccagaacaaacaaaattctgaaaacaacaagaataCAAAGTCACAAATAAAAACCCATGGCATaagcaaaacatg from the Hippocampus zosterae strain Florida chromosome 5, ASM2543408v3, whole genome shotgun sequence genome contains:
- the dpys gene encoding dihydropyrimidinase, giving the protein MAEPRGILIKGGKVVNEDFSVVSDVYIENGKIVEVGLNLQVPEGVRIIDAHDKLVMPGGIDAHTHLELAFMGTKTVDDFHSGTQAALAGGTTMVVDFVIPQKGKSLLEAYDSWRKMADSKVCCDYSLHVAVTWWSDQVKKEMEIIAKKRGVNSFKMFMAYKDVYMLQDNDLYAAFAQCKTIGAIAQVHAENGDLIAEGAKKMLSMGITGPEGHELCRPEEVEAEATQRAITIASAVNCPLYVVHVMSKSAANVVSKARKNGRVVFGEPIAAGLGTDGTHYWHKDWAHAASFVMGPPLRPDPSTPGHLMDLLANDDLSVTGTDNCTFSVCQKALGKDDFTKIPNGVNGVEDRMSVIWEKGVHSGKMDENRFVAVTSSNAAKIFNFYPQKGRIAKNSDADVVIWDPKSSRKISAKTHHQAVDYNIFEGMECHGVPVITISRGKVVFEDGRLKTTPGWGRFIHREPFSEYVYKRIKQRDQVGQPTAVIRKPYDGKVISV